A region of the Anolis sagrei isolate rAnoSag1 chromosome 4, rAnoSag1.mat, whole genome shotgun sequence genome:
TAATTTTTCTGAAGtttcctgatttttaaaaaatattatttaagtgtgttgatttttaaaggattttaaaaagcTTAGCTGTAAAACCAAAAGTAATTTGCAATTCCTATCAATTTTTTGTTTCCTGTTTTCTAAAAGGTACTTCTATGTTTAGTGTGCATTGCTGTAATTGTTGCTACAGAACTATGGACACACATTGGTTGGTTTACCCAGCTGAAACGGATTATGTTCATAAGTTTTCTCATCAGCTTTGGATGGAACTGGATGTATCTATATAAGGTAACAGTGATAGAAtccatcaaggaagccatagccCTGAGCCAGGCAATCCCACTGAAGATTGTAGCATAATTTTCCCTCTGCCATAATTAAATAATACAAACTTTAGTATCAGAGACACAGAAAGTTTCATTTTAAAAGCCATATAATCTGTCTTACAGTAATGATATATTTTGAAGCTGTTGTTACAGGATTTTATTGCACACTTCTGCTGTAGAACTGGCCCTCATATCCATTGATGTGACCCTCCTCAGATGGAAAATATTACCCCCctacaaaaaaaaatataattcaaaaaacaaacattgaTGTTGCCACTTATATAaggccattgtatataattgaaTTTGAGCCTCCCTGGATTGTGGTATCCATGAAGGGTCGTGGAGCCAAACCCCAGTGAATAACAAGGATCCACTGCATATGAAAACAGCAATCACTAGTTTTGAAAGTTTAGCTGTTGGGTTTCCCAGCAATAAATCTTGACTGAATTTGAACTGCAGTTTAGATGTTCATTTTAAGCCCCTTTGGAAAAGAAAGATTTCAGAAAATGAAATTTGTTCAGTGATTTTATTCATGTTAATATTTTATGTTATAGATAGCCTTTGCCCAGCATCAAGCTGAAGTGGCTACAATGGGCAATTTTGATGAAGTATGTGCAGAGAAGATCCATTGGAGTGATAGCATTATGGGTGAGTGGTGTACTTTCATTTTCTGTCCCGCATTTTCTTGTTACATTTGATTTTTAAACAACTCCCTATACCTGCAAAtgatatgttcctgaacttacaTGAGAACAGACAACTATGGATAATAGCAGTAAGTAAAAATGAAGGTAGTTTTTCCCCAGGTGCAAGGGTACTGTTTATctttataatataatgtttttACCTAAGATAAGACATCTCTAATGATTTCTAGTTCCATCAGCACAACTCTTATGGTCAGCTTCCTTTGGATAGAATCTCACTGatctttgatggcaggggaactatacaccccaacaacttccaaatgtcaggaaaataactccaaacctctccagtaatttctgttggttatgggagttctgccaagcttgttcaattccatttttgttggagttcaggatgctctttgatggcagaggaactataaatcccagcaactgcaactcccaaatttcaagatcCATTTTCCCTAAACTTCAccattgttcaaatttgggcatattgagtattcgtgccaagttttgtccagatccatagtaatttgggttcacagtgatttccggatgtaggtgaactacatctcccataaatcactgtcagttcctcccaacctcctccagtattttctgttggtcatgggagattctgtgtgccaagtttggtccaggccagTAATTCATGGGgaatctcagtggtctgtggaagtcagagttgaattggttgaaggtactgcaaattccatcatccgttgtccatactcccccaaacatattgtttttgtgattaatcactatgctttaattgtgttcaatttgtaacaatgaaaatacatcctgcatattagatatttgattagaattcataagagtagcaaaattatttatgaagtaacaacgaaaatatgattgggggtcaccacaacgcgagaaactttatttaggggtcacggcattagaaaagttgagaacGACTGatgtagagagaacattttaatcaaacgcATGAATAATCAAGTCTGCCAAAGTCAAACCAACAAATGTATTTAATTTCCTCTAACAAGATTATAGAAACAGCGACTTTCTCTTTCATGTATGTACACatcttttgttattgttatgtaccttcaaatcAATTGTCTTACAGCAACCTTCACCTAGGGTTTCTGGGAGCATTTGTTCAGATAAGAACTGCCATTACTTCCTCTTGTCCATGGTCacccatgggtttccatggctaagtgtgggatttgaactctgatctTGCAGAGTCTTGCAGATTAAAATGAACTCATTCTTATTTGTGTGCAGAAATATAAAATTACTTTGCTGAATCAGACAAGGATCAAATCTGGCTCACATTCAGGGAAAGTGAATTGTGGTAGGAGAAATTGTTCCATGCATTGTAAGTAACAATACTGTTGAAGATCAGTGCTAGGTCTCTTCTTGACTAGATCGAGAATCATGTTCTGCTTATTCCAGAATAGGTTGGGTTCCATCAACTCTCAAACACTGCTTCATGCTGAAACGTATTATTGATACATTCATGCTTTGAATTTTAAAACATGTCTATGTGGCTTTCAGTGATTTGAAAGCTTCTTTTGACTCTTATTAGTTAAGTGATTAGTTTCAGTGATTTGAAAGCCTCTTTTGACTCTTATTAGTTAAGAATGCCTCAGGAGCAATCTGCAACTGCATTAACCCACATCTTCTAAAACATATAaggactcttatttatttatttatttatttatgacatttatatgccgcccttctcaccccgaaggggactcagagcagcttacaagtaacaagtaaatacaatatattatattattaccacagcacaatattaatattatatattacattgtactataacattatactgtaatattattactaatattacatttaatataaaatatataattataatatgttattagtagtagtattatattgtattacattataatattatcaatattatatgtatatacaatatattatattatactatattatattatattatattatattatattatattatattatattatattatattgtaagcacagtgcaggagacaagatggatggaactgccttcctggcccctctcttcactctgatctcagaccagcaattggtgctggggggggggggggggcacggactcccaactgatgatactgGGACATCCCTCCAAGTTAGAACTGATGGTACACTTCTGTTGAACACTAGCATTCACAAATGGTACTTACTTGAATCTCAAATTTTCTACCTCTTTGTTTTTAGTTGGAGGATACAATTGATCTAAATTAATCTTAGTGAAGAAGCTCAAGGACACAGAGATGCAATCTCAGATTGCTGGTTTATGATTCAGCAATCTAATTTTTTATGGCTGTATCATCTCACTGTATTTGTCACTTCCAAGATACTTGGTAGATttgccaaattttaaaaaaatgaaaattaagaTTTTAGGAGCAGTAGTAAATGCTTTGCCATTGACAGGTTGGATGGGTCATCAAAAGGAGACACCTAAGTGGAATAGTGTATGATGTTGTGATTCTTTATAAAATTTATTgaatatacttgtgtataagttcaaaaaaatgcaaaaataaaattgaCACTAAAAATCTGGATGGACTTTTCCAGCTGTTGATAATAGTGCTCTGAAAACTGCCCGTCTGGACATAGCCTCCTGTGAAAAATGCCCCACACGTAATGTCTGTGCCTCAGTGGTGCACTCAAGTAACTTTTTATAATGGCAAATTGCTAAAGTACTGGTGTTCTCCTATTATCTTCTCTGGGGGATAATGGCATCCATTGTCTAGTGTAGAATTGTCTCAAAAATGGGCTTCAAAGCGATTTTAAATATCAgtttataaataatttatttttccagCCGGAATACAGTTCCTGCTTTGTATGTATAGTTGTACAGTTTCTTCCCTTTTCACTCTAGAATGGCTTAGAAGCTCATGGACCTTCCAGGATGATCCTTGTCAAAAGTATTACGAAACGCTGTTAGTAAATCCTATTTTGCTCGTTCCTCCAACAAAGGTATTCTCCATTTCTAACCTAAACATTTCTATCTTGTTTTCTAGTGAAGCtatcaaaaccaattttttgttTCTGTCCATTGTTTTAGGCATTGGCTGTTACGTTCACCAATTTTGTAACAGAGCCATTGAAGCACATAGGGCAAGGCATTGGTGAATTTATTAGAGCCCTCATGAAAGAGATCCCAGTGTTGTTACAGCTTCCTGTGCTGGTCATTATGGCAGGAGCAGTTTTGGTAGGTATATTTCTTGCATGaatgaaaaagaatgaaaatagaTACAACTTAATTTGGATTTGGATGACATTTTTTGGCCAATATAAGGCCTAACCAGACAATTAGAACAAAATAAGCCAATACCTGTCTTCGCTGTCTCTAAGTATAAACAGTAAGAGAGCAAATTGTGCtaggaaagacagttgcatttctATTAGTTGTTTTTAGGGATAGTGAGCTACAAAAACAGAAAATTATACAATCTAACATTATATATACAATACACTGCTATTCAGTGGTGAAATATGCTGCGTCGGAgcatggtggaatctcctttggaggttttcaagcaggaTCTGGATGGCAGAATactatttactagccgtcccctgccacgcgttgctgtggcccacatggggtttctgtgtgggaggtttggcccaattcaattggtggggttcagaatggtctgtgattgtaagtgaactattaatctcagcaactacaactcccaaatgtcaagattatattttccccaaactccaccagtgttcacatttgggcatattgagtattcttgtagagtttggtacagatccatcattgtttgagtccacaatgatctctggatgtaagtgaactacaactccaaaaccaaaagatactgcccaccaaaccattccagtatcttctgttggtcatgggagaactgtgtgccaagtttggttcaattccattggaggggttcagaatgttctttgattggatgtgaactataaatcccagcaactacaactcccaaatgacaaaatcaattttttttaagtgaaggacatacattgggttgttaggtgtcttgtgtaaaaacttggtgtcaatttgtccagtggtttttgagttctgttaatcccacaagcaaacattacatttttatttatatagatattctgctttttatttctaaaaaagaaactcaaagcagcttccaataaaaccaatacaatatcatttaaaacctaaaaatatacaaacattaaaatacaattgattttaacagtattaaaaaaacagttACAACCataaggcagaatggggttggactggatggtccctgagggtctcttctaactctatgattctacaattctaaCAGTACATAATTTAACATTTGGCACTGAGCGGACCTGCCTTAAAAGCAAATATTAATACATTGGCACAATCCAAACTCTTTAAAAGTCAATCCTGAGTCTGTTAAGACTCAGATGAATATAAAGTTATATAGTGAATAttgttacaatataattgtaCGAGAAGAGTGATGGGTGATAATATAGAAAAGTTCCTGAGGAAGTGAAGTAGAAGATCATACATACTGGACATAGTTATGAATGTATGACGGGGgggttatgattctatgtgtaactatgtacaggcagtccccaagttacgaactgtagttttgttcataagttgaatttttatgtaagtcagagcaggtacatttttaagtgtaactccaggtaaaaatgtatattttttttgctttggatAGCATCAGGACAGGTTTACACCCCTGTAGTGTTCATTTTGCTCTCTGTatccctgttcagaatatttcacttcattttctgtccctgtgataattggattttcaaaattttggcttgttgtggaaacaagaattgtcaagaaagcttcagtggagacatcttttcctcatgataactctttcaagagttaTTTTCCTTCTGAGAGGCAGATTTCTCACTTCCTCGTTTCACGTCcagtcttaactatgagtaatttgtaggtcaacttggggacttcctgtatctTCTGTTTTGACAAACTCCTTCCCAAAAAACCAGCCTTTAACAGTCAGCAATCATAGTGAGGAATGAAAGTTTATTATGCTGATGATCAAGGCTTAGTAGGATGATTTTTCCAGCCCTCTCCTACCACCAGTTTGCAGTGTGATGAGGACTTATGACAAGGGTGATTGTCACACAACAGAGAGAGATGGAAACATCATCCTACAGCATGCCAATCCTTAGCAAAACATCTGTGTCACTCAAATGTCGCTGCTAGTTATTAAGTTCAGTTTGAGTGGCCATTTGAAACAATAGCAGTAGTGTCATGATAACAGTACCAAACAATTGCAAATAGGTGTGTGTACCTAATGCTTTTGTAACTGCCCAAGAAGATATCagccatttaaaacatgaaattccCTAAATTGAATCATAAATGAGTATGAATCTTAAATATCctatttattttcaaaacaatcatgtgcagtggttctcaacttttgttCCTTTAGGTGTTTTAAACTTCGACCCCCAGAAATCCTGGCTATACTAAAATCtgctaggaattatgggagctgaggtctaaaacacctagaggaccaaaggatGAAAATCACAGagccttaattttttaaaaaaatgatagaaAAACAAGTTGTCAAAAGTGTTCATCATCTGTTTCTCTGCTATAGATATTTTGTTACGGAGCAGGGAGATCAGTCACTGCACTAAGGCAATTAAGTCATCAGGAGAAGCAGCCGCCGCCTGCATTTCCCCCATGGGAAGGACGACAGCACGAATCGGTTCAATATCCACTACCAAATGGGGCAAAACACAGGGGTGGCTACTTGATGGGAGACAGTGGCAACATCTCAAGAGGGCCTTATGATAGAGGAGACGCTTCAGCAAACAGACAGCAGCCTACAACATCTGAAGATTATCACCAACGCAACATTGAGGTTTTGCGAGCAGGTGATATGCCAGATGACCCAACAGGGAAGCATCCCAAGTTGGCAGTGAAAGTAAGTAAGGTGAACGGCGTcaacagtaaaaaaagaaaagaaaaaaaacaacactcaatgtcatatgttttatgtctttATTATGGAGGAAGAGCGGAAATCCTGTCACTTTGGATTGCGCCTCTGCACCTCCACAGAATGGCTCCTCGTGTTAAATACTCCATTCTGTAGTACTGTTTATTGAGATTGTGCCATTGACTTTGAGGATACTATGAGACATctacagccctgctcaggtcttgcagacagAGCTTCAGCTTCCTTGACTGGATCTATCTGCCTATAATGTGGTCTTCATCTTTACCTATtgccttctactttaccaagctATTTTGCATTTTCACATGAACCATGTCTTGTCACGGTATGTTCAAAATAACACAGCCTCAAATTAGTTCTTGACTTCTAGGAAGAAGAATTCAGGCACAACTTGGTCTTGGAcccatttatttactattttagcAGTTCATGGTATTTGTAAAGCTCTCCTTcagcactttgttgttgttgttcattcgttcagtcgtctccgactcttcgtgacctcatggaccagcccacgccagagctccctgtcggctgtcaccacccccagctccttcaaggtcagtccagtcacttcaaggatgccatccatccatcttgcccttggtcggcccctcttccttttgccttccactttccccagcatcattgtcttctctaggctttgctgtctcctcatgatgtggccaaagtacttcaactttgtctctagtatccttcagCACTTTATCTTCAgtgaatttattcatttattcatttcctGTAACTTTACTTCACTTTCCAGCTTTACACAGAAATCGGAAATATGATGACATGGACAATACTAATTTCAATATGTCTGAGATGAATGAAATGATTTGTAGAGGCACAAAACTTAAGACTGACTTAAATAAAACTTGCAGTACTATACTATAAATGTATTCTATGTAGTGAACTTTAGTGAGTTCAGTGGGACTTACACCCATATAAATGTGTACAAGGCTGTAACCTTCATTATTTAATTATCCTGATTCACCTTGTGTTTCAGAGCAATTTGTCTCCTGAAAAGCATtcagaaaaagaacaagaaaagaaaagtgaaGTCCATTTAGTAAGTTTGTGTAGGATTTATTTCTAAAAAAAGTTTTTTCAGTCACTCTAGGAGTACAAACAGCATGTCTTTTCTTGAATTAACATAATGCATAGAGCCTATTACTAATGGCAATGTTTACCTTCTGTTATGGGGCTTGTTATATTCATCATATCCAAACTAGAATATTGTTTGGTGACATATATCCTTCATTATGCCTCTGTATTTTTGAACAGCctcagacccgtacctaatattattgttgcctgcaaTAGCAttgtacttaattcccgggccccctagaacttttgggcttgcacaaatcttggcccggccttttaaatttttaaattgccttgaacttgcctggattacttttaatatattgaACTTGCctggattacttttaatatatgtgtgttatggcgacaatttttatgcttatattttgttttgttaatcttatggttgtgttgtatttactttgtatgttttgtgatgttactgggaaccgctctgagtcccctcaaggagatggagtggtatataaataaagttttatttatttattaattattattactattattattattattattattattattattattttatgctctGGAAAGAGACATCCTATATCTCCTTGCACATGCCCCTTGCTCTGGTATGCTTGCAAACCCAATTCTGTTCTCAGCCATGACTGCAGACCAAGGAATATTCCCCCCATCTTTATACACCAGGAAAGAAGTATCCTTATCTTGCAGTTAAAAGCTGCGTCTTCAGTTGATTTGGTCAATTGTCTAGAAGACCAAAAGTTGGAACCACTGCTTCTTTAACCCATCCCCTTAGCTCAGTTTGGTTCCTCAAAAATTTGGCAAGTGAaaattttctgaatgtcacctcgTGACTGTTACATATTTGCACAAATCTGCTGTGCAGTGTACTCCGGAGATGTTTTAGATGTACTTCATAAAGAagcaaatcagcctgtttagaaaACTTTGCAAACGCTGATTTATTGTCAGTATATGTTGagtatttatatttatcttctatacctatatacctatataagctgctctgagtcccttatggggtgagaaggacagcatataaatgtcataaataaatatctgaggtCATGTAAAAAAATTCTCAGGTTGAAAGGGGTCGCTTCTCAATATTTacattcattatattattttattgtgtcagatTTGTTGACAGAAGGGTGTTTCATCCAGAGTTTTCCCGCTTACAGCTGAGGAAATTTTGCAGAGGGGCAAAAAGATGGCTGCTAAGCCTCAGTCTTCTCCATATTTGCCATTCCCTTCAGAACTAACAGATTAATGGGTCATGAGGGTGATCCTCCAATATCTTCTGTACCTAAAAGGTATTTTCTGCTAGTTTGATACCCAACACTAGCTTTCTCTCCGCAAATGGCTTTTGCCCTCATCACAAGATATTGCAAGAGAGGATGCTTACTCTGGCCACATCCCCAAGTTTCCTCAGATGCAAGGGGTTGTGAGTGGATAAATTAAGAAGCCCCGCCTAGACAAAAGTGCAAGTGTGCTGGTAGAAACTAACTCTCTGCAAGCATCTCAGATCAAAGGTCAGACCCAGATTTATCCATGCTTAAAAGCAGATCCCCTAAAATAAATAGGAAGCATGCCTTACATAAGTCATTTGTGGGTCTGTTTGCCTAAATTGAGATATGTTTTATGCTTTTACATGATCAAATATTGCCTGTTCTACAAATAGTTCATTAAACTAAGTATCTTCTTACAGACTCAACTGCATGCTAAACCAAGTGATGAGGCTTCTGAAAAAATAGAGGGAAAAGGCACCGAGAAGAGTGTAGATGAAGGAAAAACTAGTGAAGTAGAGAAGTCTTGTCACACAGAAGAACCTGTAAAAGGCAACAGAGATGAAACGAAGTGTAACGTTCTTGAGGACAAAAGCATCAAAGAAGGTCCTCTGTCAACAAGTATCAA
Encoded here:
- the CLCC1 gene encoding chloride channel CLIC-like protein 1 isoform X1, with protein sequence MWLTEAVGTSPWKKMLISLVLCGILLIGRTEAQDDDWIDPTDMLNYDAASGTMRKPYKQVNKDDSENTKVSTEAVAKVTVDISQCQRKLDSLILKVEEYEKKNKAKLYESNSIHVFKRYLNKVLNEAGRIGLPDDSSGDMHYDAEIILTKQTYNEINRFLNEEGWKSAALDDALSDILINFKHHDYEAWKWKFEDSFGIDPYTAFMVLLCLVCIAVIVATELWTHIGWFTQLKRIMFISFLISFGWNWMYLYKIAFAQHQAEVATMGNFDEVCAEKIHWSDSIMEWLRSSWTFQDDPCQKYYETLLVNPILLVPPTKALAVTFTNFVTEPLKHIGQGIGEFIRALMKEIPVLLQLPVLVIMAGAVLIFCYGAGRSVTALRQLSHQEKQPPPAFPPWEGRQHESVQYPLPNGAKHRGGYLMGDSGNISRGPYDRGDASANRQQPTTSEDYHQRNIEVLRAGDMPDDPTGKHPKLAVKSNLSPEKHSEKEQEKKSEVHLTQLHAKPSDEASEKIEGKGTEKSVDEGKTSEVEKSCHTEEPVKGNRDETKCNVLEDKSIKEGPLSTSIKRKESSSCGLEEDTKTITESLSFTEQSQRNTAS
- the CLCC1 gene encoding chloride channel CLIC-like protein 1 isoform X2 encodes the protein MWLTEAVGTSPWKMLISLVLCGILLIGRTEAQDDDWIDPTDMLNYDAASGTMRKPYKQVNKDDSENTKVSTEAVAKVTVDISQCQRKLDSLILKVEEYEKKNKAKLYESNSIHVFKRYLNKVLNEAGRIGLPDDSSGDMHYDAEIILTKQTYNEINRFLNEEGWKSAALDDALSDILINFKHHDYEAWKWKFEDSFGIDPYTAFMVLLCLVCIAVIVATELWTHIGWFTQLKRIMFISFLISFGWNWMYLYKIAFAQHQAEVATMGNFDEVCAEKIHWSDSIMEWLRSSWTFQDDPCQKYYETLLVNPILLVPPTKALAVTFTNFVTEPLKHIGQGIGEFIRALMKEIPVLLQLPVLVIMAGAVLIFCYGAGRSVTALRQLSHQEKQPPPAFPPWEGRQHESVQYPLPNGAKHRGGYLMGDSGNISRGPYDRGDASANRQQPTTSEDYHQRNIEVLRAGDMPDDPTGKHPKLAVKSNLSPEKHSEKEQEKKSEVHLTQLHAKPSDEASEKIEGKGTEKSVDEGKTSEVEKSCHTEEPVKGNRDETKCNVLEDKSIKEGPLSTSIKRKESSSCGLEEDTKTITESLSFTEQSQRNTAS